TGAAAAACTTTGTTTATCACGACAGCCCCCGCCGGGCACACTCGATTGCGGCTCAGGGTGGCATCAACGCCGCCAAGAATTATCAAAATGATGGCGACTCAGTTTACCGGCTGTTTTATGACACGCTGAAGGGCGGGGATTTCCGCGCCCGCGAGGCCAACGTGTACCGGCTGGCCCAAGTGAGCGTAAACATCATTGACCAGTGCGTGGCGCAAGGCGTGCCCTTTGCCCGGGAGTACGGCGGGTTGCTAGACAATCGTTCTTTTGGCGGCGCGCAGGTCTCCCGCACCTTTTACGCGCGCGGCCAAACCGGTCAACAGCTCCTGCTGGGCGCGTACTCGGCATTGATGCGGCAGGTGGCCGCGGGGACGGTGCAATCCTTCACGCACTACGAAATGCTCGACTTGGTGGTGGTGGAGGGACAAGCCAAAGGCATCATCGTCCGCAACCTCATCACCGGCGAAATCAGCCGGCACAATGCCGACGCGGTGGTGCTGGCCACCGGCGGTTATGGCAACGTGTTTAATTTGACCACCTACGCCCGGCAATCCAATGCCACGGCTATCTGGCGCGCTTACAAACGCGGGGCCGGCTTTGGCAATCCCTGCTTTACCCAGATTCATCCCACCTGCATCCCCGTCACCGGCGATTACCAGAGCAAACTGACCCTGATGAGCGAATCGCTGCGCAATGACGGGCGCATCTGGGTGCCCAAAAAAGCGGGCGACAAACGCCCGCCCAATGAAATTCCCGAGGAGGAACGCGATTATTTCCTGGAGCGGATTTATCCCAGCTTTGGCAATCTGGCGCCGCGGGATGTCTCCTCCCGTGCCGCCAAACGCGTATGCGATGAAGGCCGGGGCGTGGGGGAAACGGGACGTGGTGTTTATCTTGATTTTTCGGATGCCATCAAGCGGCTGGGGGTGGACAAGGTGCGCGAGCGCTATGGCAATCTCTTCGACATCTACCATGAAATTACCAACGAAAACGCCTACCAGGTGCCGATGCGCATTTATCCGGCGGTGCATTACACCATGGGCGGTTTGTGGGTGGATTACCACTTGATGAGCAACATCCCCGGGCTGTTTGTGCTGGGCGAAGCCAACTTTTCCGACCACGGCGCCAACCGCCTGGGCGCCAGCGCCCTCATGCAGGGACTGGCGGATGGTTATTTCGTCATCCCTTACACCATCGGCAACTACCTGGCCACCCAGGACCCGGGTAAACGCCCGTCCACCTCCCACATGGCCTTCCAGGAAGCCGAGGAAAATGTGCGCTGGATCATCAAGCGGCTGCTGTCGGCCAAGGGCAAACGCACCGTGCATTCCTTCCACAAGGAGCTGGGCAACATCATGTGGGAATACTGCGGCATGTCCCGCAATGAAGCCGGCCTCAAGAAGGCCCTTCAGCTTATTCCCGCCCTGCGGGAGGAATACTGGAAAAATGTGAACGTGCCCGGCGAAGATAACAATCTGAACCAGGCTCTCGAACGCGCCGGCCGCGTGGCCGACTACATGGAACTGGCCGAGTTGATGTGCCTGGACGCTCTGGAGCGCCGCGAATCCTGCGGCGGCCATTTCCGGGAGGAATACCAGTACGAAGACGGCGAGTGCAAACGGGACGACGCCAACTTTGCCCATGTTGCGGTGTGGGAGTACCAAGGCCCCAACAAAGCGCCCGTGCGGCACACCGAACCGCTGGTGTACGAAGAGGTCAAAATGGGCACGCGCAGCTACAAATAATTTTTCAACGGGACGATCGTTCTATGAAAGTCAAACTCAAGGTTTGGAGGCAGAAAAACGGCAGCGCCCCCGGCGCCTTCGAGATTTACGAGACGCCGGAGTTGAACCCGAACATGTCTTTTCTGGAGATGATGGATGTGGTCAACGAGGACCTCACCCTCAAGGGTCAGGAGCCTATTGCTTTTGACCACGACTGCCGGGAGGGCATCTGCGGCACCTGTTCGCTGGTCATTAATGGCAAACCGCACGGGCCACATCGCGGTGTGGCCACCTGCCAGACCTACATGCGCAGCTTCAAAGATGGCGATACCATCATCGTGGAGCCTTTTCGGGCCAAACCATTTCCCGTCATTAAAGACCTCATCGTCAACCGCAAGGCCTTTGACAAAATCATGCAGGCGGGCGGGTTCATCTCCGTCCGCACCGGCAGCGCGCCGGATGCCAACAGTATTCCAGTGCCCAAGGAAAATGCCGACCGCGCCATGGACGCAGCGGCCTGCATTGGTTGCGGCGCGTGCGTGGCTGCCTGCAAAAACGCCAGCGCCATGCTTTTCGTGGCGGCCAAGGTCTCCCATCTGGGCCTCCTGCCACAAGGCCAGCCGGAACGCTGGCGGCGCGCCAAGGCCATGGTGGAGGCCATGGACGAAGCGGGATTTGGCGCCTGCACGGTGACCGGTTCTTGCGAAGCAGTTTGCCCGAAAAACATCAGCCTGGATTTCATTGCCCGCCTGAACCGCGACTACGCCGTGGCCCTGCTCAAAGGCGACCCCCCCCAATCGGCCCAAGGCGCCGGCTAAGGTTTGCAACCTCCGGCTCCCTGAACGGCTGGTTGCGACCGGCGCCGACACGGAACCTCTCAGGCGCGTCCTTCAACAACGCGCGGGGAAGTCCACCTCCTTCGCGATGCCGCCCATCCTTTCAGGCCGCTGGCTGGGGGTTTCGCCATTCCCGGCCGTCCCGGGCCATCAATTCGTCGGCGGCCACGGGTCCCCAGGTGCCTGCCGCATAGAACTCCCGATTGGACAACGGGGCCGACCACGCTTCGCGAATGGGGTCCACCAGGCTCCAGGCCGCCTCCACTTCGTCGCTGCGGATAAACAACGTGGCATCGCCCGCCAGCGCCTCCAACAACAGGCGCTCATACGCCTCGGGGGTGTAGGCCCCAAACTCCGTGTTGTAGCTGAAATGCATGCGCACCGGCCGCACCCGCAAACTGGAGCCGGGCACCTTGCCGTTGAAACGGAGGGAGATGCCTTCATGCGGCTGCAGCCGCAGGGTGATGGCGTTGACGTCCAGTTGCAGGCCGCATTGCGCGGCAAACAACACATTGGGAGCGGGACGAAACTGCACCCGCACCTCGCTGGCGCTCAAGGGCAGGCGCTTGCCACTGCGGACGTAAAACGGCACGCCACTCCAGCGCCAGTTGTCAATCTGCAGCTTCAAGGCCATGTACGTCTCCACATTGGAGTCCGGGCGGACGCGCGGCTCCTGCCGGTAACCCGGCACCGGCTGGCCGTCAATAGTTCCCGCAAAATACTGGCCGCGCACTGCCTGCGTAGCGGCCTGCGCCGGAGTAATGGGACGGATGGACTTGAGCAGTTTGACCTTTTCATTGCGCACGGCTTCGCTTTCCAGCGTCACGGGCGGTTCCATGGCCACCAGCGCAAGCACCTGCAGCAAATGATTCTGACCAATATCCCGCAGGGCGCCGGCCTCTTCGTAAAAGCCGCCCCGGTCCCCTACGCCGTGCTGTTCGCTCACGGTGATTTGCACATGGTCCACCAGTTGCCGGTTCCAGAGCTGCTCAAAAATGGAGTTGCTGAACCGAAACATTAAAATGTTCTGCACGGTTTCCTTGCCGAGGTAATGGTCAATGCGGAAGATTTGCTGCTCGTCCACCAGCCGTAGAAGATGTTGATTCAAGGCCCGGGCGCTTTGCAAATCGTGGCCAAACGGCTTTTCCACCACCAGGCGCTGCCAGCCGGTTTGCTCGCCCAGCCGCTGCAACAAACCGGCGTCATGCAATTGCTGGCTAATCTCGCCAAACTGGCTGGGGGCCACCGCAAGGTAAAACAACAAATGCCGACGTAAATCCTCAGCCGGCGCCGCCTTCAGCATTTCCCGCAGGCGCTGGTAGGTGGCTGAATCATTGAAGTCGCCTTCGCAATAAAACACTCCTTCCGCAAACGCCTGCCACTTGTCGGCCGGAGGCGTGCCGGAGCGTGAAAACCGCTCCAGCGCGGCGCGCAACTCCGCGCGCCAGGTCTCATGAGTTTTGTGGCGGCGCGCCACGCCAATGACCTGAAAGGGCGCGGGCAGCATGCCTTCGGCAAACAAATGGTACAAAGCCGGGATTAATTTGCGCGCGGTCAAGTCGCCGCTGGCGCCGAAGATGACCACCGTGCAGGGCGTTACGGCTTTGCGACCGGCATCCAACTGACAATTAAAAACATCCTCGCTTACTGCTGTTAGCATAGGCTCTAAGGTTGTCCCTGAAGGATAAACATGCAAATCCAGCCGCGTCGGTGGTCTGGGGATTCACGCCGGCCGGTTTTGGCGGCGTACGGCCACCGTCCGCATGATTCATGCTCCTGGCCGTGCCGGACCGGCCGCTGCCGCGCGGGGGCTGCACTCCGGGGGCAGCGGTTTTCCATCCAGACAAGCGCGCACGGCGCGTGCCAGCGTGGTGGGATGATACGGCTTGGCCAGAAAGTTGAACCCCTCGCGCAAGGTAAAGTCTTTGGAAAACAAATCCAGACTGTAACCACTGGAATAAATCACCTTCAGTGAAGGCTTCCGGCTTTGGAGACGCTCGGCCAGGACACGCCCGGAAATGCCCTCGGGCATCACCATGTCCGTGACGAGAATGTCCACCTGCCCCTGATGCTCATCCCACACCCGCAAGCCTTCCACGCCGTTGGAGGCGGTGAGCACTTTGTATCCATGAAACTCCAACACCGTGCGCACCAACTCCCGCAAAGCCGCCTCGTCCTCCACCACGAGGACAGTTTCATGCCCATCCAGGGTTTCCTCCCCCACAGCCGCTTCCGCACCCGCCGGTGGCGCGGCTGGCGCAAACGGCAGAAAAATATTAAAAGTAGTGCCCCGGCCCAGTTCACTTTCCACCTCAATCCACCCCTGATGTTGTTTCACAATGCCATAAACCATGGACAAACCGAGGCCGGTGCCTTTGCCCACTTCTTTGGTGGTGAAAAATGGCTCAAAAATACGATGGAGGATCGCTGGATCAATACCGGACCCGGTATCCTTGACACTCAAGCGGGCAAACTGCCCGGGCCGCGCATCCGGATGCCGCCGGCTGGCCTCGGGAGTGATGCTGACCACGGCCGTGGCAATCAGCACGTGGCCGCCCAGCGGCATGGCATCCCGCGCATTGACCACCAGGTTCAAAATCACCTGTTCCATCATGCCGACATCCGCGACAATGGGGGGCAGATCCGGCGCGCATTGAAATTCCAACACCACATCCTCCCCCAACATCCGGTTGAGCATGCGGCCCATGTTT
This is a stretch of genomic DNA from Fontisphaera persica. It encodes these proteins:
- the zwf gene encoding glucose-6-phosphate dehydrogenase, yielding MLTAVSEDVFNCQLDAGRKAVTPCTVVIFGASGDLTARKLIPALYHLFAEGMLPAPFQVIGVARRHKTHETWRAELRAALERFSRSGTPPADKWQAFAEGVFYCEGDFNDSATYQRLREMLKAAPAEDLRRHLLFYLAVAPSQFGEISQQLHDAGLLQRLGEQTGWQRLVVEKPFGHDLQSARALNQHLLRLVDEQQIFRIDHYLGKETVQNILMFRFSNSIFEQLWNRQLVDHVQITVSEQHGVGDRGGFYEEAGALRDIGQNHLLQVLALVAMEPPVTLESEAVRNEKVKLLKSIRPITPAQAATQAVRGQYFAGTIDGQPVPGYRQEPRVRPDSNVETYMALKLQIDNWRWSGVPFYVRSGKRLPLSASEVRVQFRPAPNVLFAAQCGLQLDVNAITLRLQPHEGISLRFNGKVPGSSLRVRPVRMHFSYNTEFGAYTPEAYERLLLEALAGDATLFIRSDEVEAAWSLVDPIREAWSAPLSNREFYAAGTWGPVAADELMARDGREWRNPQPAA
- a CDS encoding succinate dehydrogenase/fumarate reductase iron-sulfur subunit; translation: MKVKLKVWRQKNGSAPGAFEIYETPELNPNMSFLEMMDVVNEDLTLKGQEPIAFDHDCREGICGTCSLVINGKPHGPHRGVATCQTYMRSFKDGDTIIVEPFRAKPFPVIKDLIVNRKAFDKIMQAGGFISVRTGSAPDANSIPVPKENADRAMDAAACIGCGACVAACKNASAMLFVAAKVSHLGLLPQGQPERWRRAKAMVEAMDEAGFGACTVTGSCEAVCPKNISLDFIARLNRDYAVALLKGDPPQSAQGAG
- a CDS encoding fumarate reductase/succinate dehydrogenase flavoprotein subunit; protein product: MKLDSRIPSGPLALKWDKCKFENKLVNPANKRKYEIIVVGAGLAGASAAATLGELGYKVKNFVYHDSPRRAHSIAAQGGINAAKNYQNDGDSVYRLFYDTLKGGDFRAREANVYRLAQVSVNIIDQCVAQGVPFAREYGGLLDNRSFGGAQVSRTFYARGQTGQQLLLGAYSALMRQVAAGTVQSFTHYEMLDLVVVEGQAKGIIVRNLITGEISRHNADAVVLATGGYGNVFNLTTYARQSNATAIWRAYKRGAGFGNPCFTQIHPTCIPVTGDYQSKLTLMSESLRNDGRIWVPKKAGDKRPPNEIPEEERDYFLERIYPSFGNLAPRDVSSRAAKRVCDEGRGVGETGRGVYLDFSDAIKRLGVDKVRERYGNLFDIYHEITNENAYQVPMRIYPAVHYTMGGLWVDYHLMSNIPGLFVLGEANFSDHGANRLGASALMQGLADGYFVIPYTIGNYLATQDPGKRPSTSHMAFQEAEENVRWIIKRLLSAKGKRTVHSFHKELGNIMWEYCGMSRNEAGLKKALQLIPALREEYWKNVNVPGEDNNLNQALERAGRVADYMELAELMCLDALERRESCGGHFREEYQYEDGECKRDDANFAHVAVWEYQGPNKAPVRHTEPLVYEEVKMGTRSYK